The Candidatus Delongbacteria bacterium DNA window ATTATTAATGGCCATATCGCTGCATTAATGTATTGTATAAACATCCAAATTGTACCAATGGTAATTGTACCTGTATAAACCCAGTTTACGCTTTTGTATAATATTGCCGCGATGGCAAACTGAGGAGCAATTAGTAAAAGAAACCACACAATCTGTTGCATTAAATGAAGTCTCATCTCAAATTTCCATTTTTCTTCGTTCAATTTTCTGAATTTATCTATGGACCATTCGAGACTATTTAAATTTCTAAGCAATGGAATTGCCTTGATATGCTCATTTAAAAAACCAAGAATTCTGGCATACAATTCTCTATCTTTTTTGAACATTGGCTTCATTTTTTTAAATATTAAATAAGTACCAATGACATATATTGGTACAATTGCAAAGACGATCAACGATAATTTGAAATTAATAATTGACATAATCACGATTGAAGTGATTAGATTCAGTACCGCTCCCAAAATTTGTAGACCAACATCAGAAAACAACATGAACAGTTTTTGTGAATCTGATTCAATTCTACTTATCAAAGTTCCAGTTCCAGTTTTATTGAAAAAGGGCAATGATAATCTAATGACATGCTTCAACATCATGATTTTTATATTGTTAATAATCTCAATACCCATGAATCCGACGTAAAGTGCTCTTAGGTAATCCATAGCTCCTTGGGTTAACAACATAAAAAGATATAGCAATCCCACGCTAAATACTTGTGACATCTCTTTTGAAGGAATTGCATTATCCAACATTTCTCTAAAAACCAAGGGTAGAGCTGAAATAAGAGCTGTATTTATTAATACAATTGTTACAGCAACAAAAAGAATTTTCCCGTAACCTTTAAAGAAAGGAAGTACTCTCCTGAATGTTGAAAGTGTAATTTTACCTTCTTGACCGTGAAAATCCCTCATATACTCTCCAAAATTAGTGGAGTTCAATTTATCAATTATGATAGCGAATGTCAATAGTTGCATATGCAATCTTAAAAAATAAATTATTTTGACAACTATTCTTCATTTCAGTAAGTCGAAAGATTTAAAAGTACGACAAATTTCGTAATTAAGAGTTGGAGGTAAAACATGAAGAAGTTGATTATCGGGTTTCTTTTCACATTATTCCCGATTTTTGCGGCTGAAAGAATTGTAAAGGATGGATATGAGCTAGTTGTAAATCCATCTAAAATTGAAAATGGTAATTTTGAAGTAGAAATGAAGCAATTGTATCGTATTGATGCTGATACCAAAGTTTTGGATTTTACTGTTGCTGACATAAGCTATGGACATTC harbors:
- a CDS encoding ABC transporter ATP-binding protein, whose amino-acid sequence is MRDFHGQEGKITLSTFRRVLPFFKGYGKILFVAVTIVLINTALISALPLVFREMLDNAIPSKEMSQVFSVGLLYLFMLLTQGAMDYLRALYVGFMGIEIINNIKIMMLKHVIRLSLPFFNKTGTGTLISRIESDSQKLFMLFSDVGLQILGAVLNLITSIVIMSIINFKLSLIVFAIVPIYVIGTYLIFKKMKPMFKKDRELYARILGFLNEHIKAIPLLRNLNSLEWSIDKFRKLNEEKWKFEMRLHLMQQIVWFLLLIAPQFAIAAILYKSVNWVYTGTITIGTIWMFIQYINAAIWPLIMISEQIGEVQRAFGSAERIFDILDTEREVKEHSDAVDSIVFNNEIKFDNVSFAYDPNKPVLKNISFTIKKGMKVGIVGPTGSGKTTIMALLSRFYDPYEGSITIDGINLKQMTFKALRDKLNLVLQDIYLFPGNITDNLRVLRSDIDLSSVKRAVEIMGIDDIIQKFQNGYDTELSEDGGNLSFGERQLLSFARALTFDPEILIMDEATSSVDPLTEARIQSSMDKLFKGRTSIVIAHRLSTIIDADLILVIVNGILKEQGTHEELYNLNGVYHKLYSAQNMEV